The genome window CTGGACACGGCCCGCCATGATTGCGCGCCCGATACCTATGATGTGACGTATGAGTTTGCCGACTGGCCGGTCTGGCAGGCCATCTGGCGGGTCCGCGGTCCGCGCAAGGACTATTTGATGTCCACCCGGCATCGCCGCCCGGGCTGAGGCTGGCACTTGCGCCCCCTCGCGCGCTGCGGCACAACCGTGCAAAATTACTGACAGTGAAAGGCAAAGGGCATGAACGACAGAGTTTTGGCCGAGGCGATCGGCCCGGCAAGCGGCACACAGTTGCGGATCAAACAGGTGGTTCTGGTGGTGCTTGGCATCGCTGCGCTGGCGATTGCCGCAAAAATCCGGGTGCCGATGTGGCCGGTGCCAATCACCATGGGCACCTTCGCGGTGCTGACGGTTGGCGCGACCTATGGCGCGCGCCTGGGGCTTGTGACGATCCTTGGGTACATGCTGATCGGCGCGCTTGGCTTTGATGTCTTCGCCGGTTCCTCGGCCGAGAAATTTGGTCTGTCCTATATGATGGGCGGCACCGGGGGCTATCTGGTCGGATATGTGCTGGCGGTTGCCGCGCTTGGTGCGCTGGCGCGGGCCGGATGGGATCGCTCGGTCGGCAAGATGGCTGCCGCACTGCTGATCGGCAATGTGCTGATCTATGTCCCGGGCATCCTGTGGCTGGGCCAGTTGTTTGGCTGGGATCAGCCGATCCTGGCCTGGGGTCTGTGGCCGTTCCTGATCGGCGACGCGGTGAAACTGGTGCTGGCAGCATTGCTGGTGCCCGCGCTGTGGAAACTGGTCGGCGACGCCCGTACCTGACCTGCCTGCAACGGATTGAACTTAGCGAGGCGCGCCACTGGCGCGCCTCGTTTCGTTTTGGGCAAGCTATGTTGCAGTTTGCCCCTGCGCCCGGTACGCGCCGTAAGGCGCAGGGCGCGCGCCGGACCGGTCCCGCCGGTCAGGCGCTGGTCTGATCTTGGCGCTTCCAAGCGCGTTGACGGCCAAAC of Paracoccaceae bacterium contains these proteins:
- a CDS encoding biotin transporter BioY; this encodes MNDRVLAEAIGPASGTQLRIKQVVLVVLGIAALAIAAKIRVPMWPVPITMGTFAVLTVGATYGARLGLVTILGYMLIGALGFDVFAGSSAEKFGLSYMMGGTGGYLVGYVLAVAALGALARAGWDRSVGKMAAALLIGNVLIYVPGILWLGQLFGWDQPILAWGLWPFLIGDAVKLVLAALLVPALWKLVGDART